From Woronichinia naegeliana WA131, the proteins below share one genomic window:
- a CDS encoding efflux RND transporter permease subunit gives MFVDFFIKRPVFSSVCALLILLVGMISLVNLPVAQYPDISPTEIQVTANYSGASAEVVEKAVTDILERQINGVQGLKYLSSSSSNDGTSSITATFSRSRDKDIAAIDVQNRVSLAEPQLPEPVKQTGVNVSKQSNSLLLGIGLYSANGKYDNVFLSNYADRYLVDPIKRLSGVGGVRIFGERRYAMRLWLDPIKLASQSLTTDDIVQALKEQNLQVGAGQIGKEPAPKGQEFQIDLRASSQLTNVEDFNNLILKTGDNGLIVRFKDVGRVELGAENYNSFLRYRGYDAVGLGIYQLIDSNALEVGKLVKAELKKLSQDFPERIDYQIALDSTNFVKESLSEVIKTLIESVTLVILVILIFLQDWRTTLIPSLTIPLSLVGTFIFVKAFNFSINSLTLFGLTLATGMVVDDAIIVVEQISRFIQTKGLPPYQAASESMKELSSAVIATSLVLMAVFIPVAFFPGTTGALYQQFALTIAFSIGISTFLALTLTPSLCALWLRSGQHPPRWIAWFFNGFNGFLSIIQNSYENSLFKLVRLKALIIGIFIALFGVTIWLYTIVPTAFLPEEDQGYFITLIQAPQGVSLQYTSKIMTEVEKTILKVPEVVGTFTVGGFSFSGSSANQGIIFTTLKPWQERKKPDQSVQAIIGQLFGQFSQIPEASIFPLNPPAIRGLGNFGGFNFQLQDRRANSDLETLVQTMGMLLGEANQTPGLQRVFSTFQANSPQLLIEVNRNRAKILGVEVNDIFKTLETAMGSSYVNDFILQDRTYRVYLQADQQFRNSPEDINQLYVRSNSNQMIPLSNLVTVTSKVSAQTINHYNLFRAIAVNGSAAPGVSSGQAIEKMENLAKKILPLGFGYEWSGVSLEELESGGLAPIIFSLGLLFVFLVLAAQYENYVDPFIIMLAVPLAILGALAAQFLRGFANDIYCQIGLVMLIGLASKNSILIVEFANQLREQGLSITKAAIAAAQGRLRPILMTSFATLLGNIPLLIATGAGSSSRQSLGTAVFGGMLVATFLSLFVVPVLYIVVKSLTAKYLSKSSAIIDDV, from the coding sequence ATGTTTGTTGATTTCTTCATTAAACGCCCTGTCTTTTCCAGTGTTTGTGCCTTACTGATTTTGTTAGTCGGAATGATTAGCTTAGTGAATCTGCCCGTTGCCCAATATCCCGATATTTCTCCCACGGAAATTCAGGTAACAGCCAACTACAGTGGAGCCAGTGCCGAAGTGGTTGAAAAGGCTGTCACCGATATTTTAGAGCGACAAATCAATGGTGTACAAGGCTTAAAATATCTCAGTTCTAGCAGTAGTAATGATGGAACCAGTAGTATCACCGCTACCTTTAGCCGTTCCAGGGATAAGGATATTGCCGCCATTGATGTGCAAAATCGGGTTTCTTTAGCCGAACCGCAACTTCCTGAACCGGTTAAACAAACTGGGGTTAATGTTAGTAAGCAGTCTAATAGTTTGTTATTAGGAATTGGCTTATATAGTGCCAATGGCAAGTATGATAATGTCTTTTTAAGTAATTACGCCGATCGCTATTTAGTCGATCCGATTAAACGGTTATCAGGGGTAGGAGGGGTGAGAATTTTTGGGGAAAGACGATATGCCATGCGACTCTGGCTGGATCCGATTAAATTAGCCAGTCAAAGTTTAACCACCGATGACATTGTTCAGGCTTTAAAAGAACAAAACTTGCAGGTTGGAGCTGGTCAAATTGGCAAGGAACCCGCACCCAAAGGGCAGGAATTTCAGATCGATCTAAGGGCTAGTAGTCAGTTAACCAATGTCGAGGATTTTAATAATCTGATTCTTAAAACGGGCGATAATGGTCTGATTGTTCGCTTTAAGGATGTGGGACGAGTTGAATTGGGAGCAGAAAATTATAATAGCTTTCTTCGTTATCGCGGTTATGATGCGGTTGGTTTAGGGATTTATCAGTTGATTGATAGTAATGCGTTAGAAGTCGGCAAACTGGTGAAAGCAGAACTCAAAAAATTGTCCCAGGATTTTCCAGAAAGGATTGATTATCAAATCGCTCTCGACAGCACTAATTTTGTAAAAGAGTCTCTGTCTGAGGTGATCAAAACCTTAATTGAATCCGTCACGTTGGTCATTCTCGTAATTCTGATTTTTCTTCAGGATTGGCGCACCACACTGATTCCTTCTTTAACCATTCCCCTGTCTTTAGTGGGTACGTTTATTTTTGTTAAAGCCTTTAATTTTTCCATCAATAGTTTAACTCTGTTTGGTTTAACCTTAGCGACCGGCATGGTTGTCGATGATGCCATTATTGTCGTTGAACAAATTAGTCGTTTTATTCAGACAAAAGGCTTGCCGCCCTACCAAGCTGCCAGCGAGTCTATGAAGGAGTTAAGTAGTGCTGTGATTGCCACTTCTTTAGTCTTAATGGCGGTGTTTATTCCCGTTGCCTTTTTTCCTGGTACAACTGGAGCTTTATATCAACAATTCGCGCTGACGATCGCCTTTTCCATTGGTATTTCTACCTTTCTGGCCTTGACCCTAACCCCTTCTCTCTGCGCTCTTTGGTTGCGATCGGGGCAACATCCGCCTCGTTGGATTGCCTGGTTTTTCAATGGTTTTAATGGATTTTTGAGCATTATCCAAAACAGTTATGAGAATTCACTCTTTAAATTAGTCCGTCTAAAAGCTCTCATTATCGGTATTTTTATCGCTCTTTTTGGGGTGACGATCTGGCTTTATACCATCGTACCTACCGCTTTTTTACCAGAAGAAGATCAGGGCTATTTTATTACGCTGATTCAGGCTCCTCAAGGGGTTTCTTTGCAATATACCAGCAAGATTATGACGGAGGTAGAAAAGACAATTTTAAAAGTGCCAGAAGTGGTGGGAACTTTTACGGTGGGCGGTTTTAGTTTTAGTGGCAGTAGTGCTAACCAAGGCATTATTTTCACAACCCTTAAACCTTGGCAAGAGCGCAAAAAGCCAGATCAATCCGTACAGGCAATTATTGGACAACTCTTTGGTCAATTTTCCCAGATTCCTGAGGCCAGTATTTTTCCTCTCAATCCACCAGCTATTCGAGGTTTAGGAAACTTTGGTGGCTTTAATTTTCAACTTCAGGATCGTCGTGCCAACAGTGATTTAGAAACTTTGGTACAAACGATGGGAATGTTATTAGGTGAAGCTAATCAAACCCCTGGATTACAACGGGTATTTAGCACTTTTCAGGCCAATAGTCCCCAGTTATTAATTGAGGTGAATCGTAATCGCGCTAAAATTTTGGGAGTAGAGGTCAATGATATTTTTAAAACCCTAGAAACAGCGATGGGATCGAGCTATGTGAATGATTTTATTTTACAAGATCGTACCTATCGGGTTTATTTACAGGCCGATCAGCAATTTCGCAATAGTCCAGAGGATATTAATCAACTCTATGTGCGCTCTAATAGCAATCAAATGATTCCTCTATCTAATTTGGTAACTGTCACTTCCAAAGTGAGTGCCCAGACGATTAATCACTATAATCTTTTTCGGGCGATCGCCGTCAATGGTTCGGCAGCACCAGGGGTCAGTTCTGGTCAGGCGATTGAAAAAATGGAAAATTTAGCCAAGAAAATCTTACCCTTAGGGTTTGGTTATGAATGGTCGGGGGTTTCCCTGGAAGAATTGGAATCAGGCGGCTTGGCTCCCATTATCTTTTCCTTGGGATTGCTCTTTGTTTTTCTGGTTTTAGCGGCCCAATACGAAAATTATGTTGATCCGTTTATTATTATGTTGGCCGTTCCTCTAGCTATTTTAGGCGCTTTAGCAGCCCAATTTTTACGGGGTTTTGCCAATGATATTTACTGTCAGATTGGGTTAGTAATGTTAATTGGTTTAGCCAGTAAAAACTCAATTCTGATTGTCGAATTTGCCAACCAATTGCGAGAACAGGGTTTATCGATTACTAAAGCCGCGATCGCCGCCGCCCAGGGAAGACTACGCCCCATTTTAATGACCAGTTTCGCCACACTGCTCGGCAATATTCCCTTATTGATTGCTACCGGAGCCGGTTCTAGTAGTCGGCAATCTTTAGGAACAGCCGTTTTTGGTGGAATGCTAGTTGCCACTTTTTTAAGCCTATTTGTTGTGCCAGTGCTTTATATTGTGGTCAAGTCTTTAACCGCGAAATATCTGTCCAAAAGTTCTGCAATTATTGACGATGTTTGA
- a CDS encoding ISNCY family transposase, which yields MSTDFAERKMEVNDLSFDGIVHCLNEVIGKIDDPRSVSNATKYSLREAILGAFAAFFMQNESFLEYQRQLNSRCGRDNAQSLFGLEKIPTVEQIRNIVDGVAASSLFPLFGLIYQALRSMGFLKAYEILRGNLLVAMDGTNYYSSEKVNCPCCSTKTSKQGKVTYFHQALLPVIVSPDHESVFSLPPEFITPQDGSEKQDCEQNAAKRWISNHASLFAGQKITLLGDDLYSRQPTCQHCLDHDFNFIFVCLPTSHPTLYEWLNYLEANGEVKTTQHRRWNGKYFEIWHCRYLNQIPLRDQQPALLVNWCELKIHRESDAQLLYHNSWITNHFLTPHIVLDVCRAGRTRWRTENENHNILKNRGYHLEHNFGHGKQHLASVLLTLNLLAFLLHTVLGLVDERYQRIRVQRGTRKGFFQDILSLTKYLFFESWHHLLDFMLDDSVSLAVSNSS from the coding sequence GTGTCTACTGATTTTGCAGAGAGAAAGATGGAAGTAAACGACCTAAGTTTTGACGGAATCGTTCACTGTTTAAACGAGGTCATTGGGAAGATAGATGACCCCCGTTCGGTTAGTAATGCAACGAAATATAGTCTAAGAGAGGCGATACTGGGGGCATTTGCCGCCTTTTTTATGCAAAATGAGTCATTTTTAGAGTACCAACGTCAGCTTAACAGCCGTTGTGGGCGAGATAATGCTCAGAGCTTGTTTGGACTAGAAAAAATACCAACAGTAGAACAGATTCGCAACATTGTGGATGGGGTAGCAGCGAGTAGTCTATTCCCTTTGTTTGGGTTAATTTACCAAGCATTGAGGAGCATGGGATTCTTGAAAGCCTATGAAATATTGAGGGGAAATCTTCTAGTAGCAATGGATGGGACAAATTACTACAGTTCGGAAAAAGTAAATTGTCCATGCTGTTCAACCAAAACGTCAAAACAGGGAAAAGTCACCTACTTCCATCAGGCATTATTGCCCGTGATTGTTTCCCCAGACCATGAATCAGTTTTTTCCTTACCCCCTGAATTTATCACCCCTCAAGACGGTTCTGAAAAGCAAGATTGTGAGCAAAATGCGGCGAAACGTTGGATAAGTAACCATGCTAGTTTGTTTGCGGGACAGAAGATAACTCTGCTAGGGGATGACTTGTACAGTCGTCAGCCCACTTGTCAGCACTGTCTCGACCACGATTTCAACTTTATCTTCGTCTGTTTACCGACTTCTCATCCCACACTCTATGAATGGTTAAACTATTTAGAAGCTAATGGAGAAGTCAAAACCACTCAACACCGACGTTGGAATGGGAAGTATTTCGAGATTTGGCACTGCCGTTATCTCAATCAGATTCCCCTGCGAGACCAACAGCCTGCTTTGTTGGTTAACTGGTGTGAGCTAAAAATCCACCGCGAATCCGATGCTCAACTTCTTTATCACAATAGTTGGATTACCAATCATTTTCTCACCCCTCACATCGTTCTTGATGTCTGTCGTGCTGGACGGACTCGTTGGCGTACTGAGAACGAGAATCACAATATTCTCAAAAATCGAGGCTATCACTTAGAGCATAATTTTGGGCATGGTAAACAACACCTCGCCTCTGTTTTGCTTACCCTGAATTTGCTGGCTTTTCTCTTGCACACGGTTTTAGGTTTGGTTGATGAACGTTACCAGAGAATTCGCGTCCAACGCGGCACTCGTAAGGGATTCTTTCAAGATATTCTCTCTTTGACCAAATATCTGTTCTTTGAAAGCTGGCATCATCTTTTAGATTTTATGCTTGATGACTCAGTTTCTCTCGCTGTCTCGAATTCTTCCTAG
- a CDS encoding ISAs1 family transposase, with product MIAIDGKTLRHSYDNANGKGAIQMVSAWATANRLVLGQCKVESKSNEITAIPKLLKMLEVKGCIVTIDAMGTQTKIAQQIVGRGGDYVLALKGNQGNLCEDVEQLFAHAQAINFAGIKHDFHQTIDKGHGRIEIRRCWTMEQTEFLLGGEKWAKLTSICMIKAERRLKDKTEYETLYYISSLPSNAQKLSQSVRSHWLIPHSAGCRRGALVHAS from the coding sequence GTGATAGCGATTGACGGCAAAACCCTTCGCCACTCCTATGATAATGCCAACGGAAAGGGCGCAATTCAGATGGTAAGTGCATGGGCAACAGCAAATCGTCTAGTACTAGGACAGTGCAAGGTGGAAAGCAAATCGAATGAAATCACGGCGATTCCTAAACTCCTGAAAATGCTAGAGGTCAAAGGTTGTATCGTAACGATTGATGCCATGGGAACTCAGACAAAGATTGCCCAACAGATAGTAGGGCGAGGGGGAGATTATGTTTTGGCATTGAAAGGCAATCAAGGTAATCTATGTGAGGATGTTGAACAATTATTTGCTCATGCTCAAGCGATTAATTTTGCGGGAATTAAGCATGATTTTCATCAAACAATAGACAAGGGACATGGACGGATTGAAATTCGCCGTTGCTGGACGATGGAACAAACAGAATTTTTGCTGGGTGGGGAGAAATGGGCAAAGTTGACGAGCATCTGTATGATTAAAGCGGAGAGACGATTGAAAGACAAAACAGAGTATGAGACTCTCTACTATATCAGTAGCCTGCCGAGTAATGCTCAAAAATTATCCCAATCTGTTCGTAGTCATTGGTTGATCCCACATTCCGCAGGTTGTCGAAGAGGAGCACTAGTTCACGCGAGCTAG
- a CDS encoding IS1634 family transposase produces MNNLNIKDLDHLGIVAGIIDEMGLVEIIDEEVGTHPQEKLSVGTIVKAMILNCLGCINAPLYLLSEFFKGKALEHLLGEGIKAEDLNDDKLGRSLDKVFGVGVKNRFTKIVLKAAAIFGIEQKSKHLDSTSMSVQGKYKERIEDEEDEQTKAIKIKFGYSRDKRPDLKQFMLNMICSGDGGVPLFMQLGDGNESDKKVFPQIIKDCQERLNMEGLSVMDGAFYTAENVGMARSIQWLSRVPLKEATETLANISEDQWQQGEQDGYRWQVRASEYGGEQQRWLVVESAQRLQSDNKAISQKIEKADKVVKKEWQKLCGQNFACEADALTEAQLWPKTLTYHQLSQVEVQTIGCIPLKIIH; encoded by the coding sequence ATGAATAACCTAAATATTAAAGACCTCGACCACTTAGGAATCGTAGCGGGAATTATAGATGAAATGGGTTTAGTAGAAATTATCGATGAGGAAGTGGGAACTCATCCTCAAGAAAAGCTCAGTGTAGGTACAATAGTAAAAGCAATGATATTAAACTGCTTAGGATGTATCAATGCTCCGTTATATTTGTTGAGTGAGTTTTTTAAAGGAAAAGCATTAGAACACCTATTAGGAGAAGGAATAAAAGCAGAAGATTTAAATGATGACAAGCTAGGAAGGTCATTGGATAAGGTATTTGGAGTGGGGGTAAAAAACCGGTTCACGAAAATAGTCCTAAAAGCGGCAGCAATCTTTGGAATAGAACAAAAGTCAAAGCATTTAGACTCAACCTCAATGTCTGTACAAGGGAAGTATAAGGAAAGGATAGAAGATGAGGAAGACGAGCAGACAAAAGCCATAAAAATAAAATTTGGTTATTCCAGAGATAAACGACCAGACCTAAAACAGTTTATGTTAAATATGATATGTAGTGGAGATGGTGGTGTCCCTCTCTTTATGCAATTAGGAGATGGCAATGAATCGGATAAAAAGGTGTTTCCCCAGATAATCAAAGACTGTCAAGAAAGGTTGAATATGGAAGGTTTATCGGTGATGGATGGAGCTTTTTATACGGCGGAAAATGTGGGCATGGCGAGGTCAATTCAATGGTTAAGTCGTGTCCCTCTGAAAGAAGCCACTGAGACTTTGGCAAATATATCAGAAGACCAATGGCAGCAGGGTGAACAGGACGGTTATCGTTGGCAAGTGAGGGCTTCGGAATATGGGGGTGAACAGCAACGATGGCTTGTGGTCGAAAGTGCTCAACGTCTCCAGTCCGATAATAAAGCTATAAGTCAAAAAATTGAGAAAGCCGATAAAGTTGTCAAAAAAGAATGGCAGAAACTTTGTGGACAGAATTTTGCTTGTGAGGCCGATGCTCTTACTGAGGCTCAACTCTGGCCAAAAACCTTGACTTATCATCAACTCAGTCAAGTTGAGGTTCAGACTATTGGGTGCATCCCACTTAAGATAATACATTGA
- a CDS encoding ISKra4 family transposase: protein MKTLVGEVEISQKQARKLKVSPKIVLSPGLEKCCLRASAKTSYQQAEEDIEELMGIKVGHSSLHRLVERTELPLAQAQSESAGVSIDGGKICLRGEEKEGGQWRDYKLVSLHGNVCEAFFQDPEGLKNWSNVQPLSPIVTFLGDGHPAIWNAVESFATQSWLIRREVLDWYHLKENLFKVGGSLKRLEAVEHLLWRGFVNKAIDAFDGVKSKRAKNFQAYLTKHYQRIPDYQYYQQLGIVIGSGDVESKIKQVGARVKLSGARWHLHNVSRILRLRCAYLNHSPLLSVNVLS, encoded by the coding sequence ATCAAAACCCTAGTCGGAGAAGTGGAAATAAGCCAAAAACAAGCCAGAAAACTAAAGGTGTCGCCAAAAATCGTCTTAAGTCCAGGTTTAGAGAAATGCTGTCTAAGAGCCAGTGCGAAAACATCCTACCAACAAGCAGAAGAAGATATAGAGGAGTTGATGGGGATAAAAGTAGGACATAGCAGTTTACATCGCTTGGTAGAACGGACAGAACTGCCCTTAGCTCAAGCTCAGTCAGAGAGTGCGGGGGTCAGTATAGATGGGGGAAAGATTTGTCTGCGGGGCGAGGAGAAGGAAGGGGGACAGTGGCGAGATTATAAACTGGTGAGTCTTCATGGCAATGTCTGTGAAGCCTTTTTCCAAGACCCAGAGGGCTTAAAGAATTGGAGCAATGTTCAACCTTTGTCCCCAATAGTGACCTTTTTGGGAGATGGTCATCCCGCAATCTGGAATGCGGTAGAGAGTTTCGCCACTCAATCGTGGCTGATACGACGAGAGGTGTTGGATTGGTATCATCTCAAGGAGAATCTGTTCAAAGTGGGTGGCTCTCTCAAACGGCTAGAAGCAGTGGAGCATTTACTGTGGCGGGGTTTTGTGAACAAGGCAATAGATGCGTTTGATGGAGTCAAAAGCAAGAGGGCAAAGAATTTTCAAGCCTATTTGACGAAGCATTATCAGCGTATCCCTGATTACCAATACTATCAACAGCTTGGTATTGTGATTGGTTCTGGTGATGTGGAGTCTAAGATTAAACAGGTGGGAGCTAGGGTTAAATTGTCGGGAGCACGTTGGCATCTTCATAATGTTTCTCGTATTCTTCGGCTACGATGTGCTTATCTCAATCACTCTCCTCTTTTGAGTGTCAATGTATTATCTTAA